Proteins found in one Oncorhynchus gorbuscha isolate QuinsamMale2020 ecotype Even-year linkage group LG15, OgorEven_v1.0, whole genome shotgun sequence genomic segment:
- the nek10 gene encoding serine/threonine-protein kinase Nek10 isoform X1 has protein sequence MILNALLYCVNYRKLYLRYDPWKQKGIYIMPNPVKKVRRADKLLQKLKGPDNKESHDLRKLLSLLETNAHRHQVAVLCKVRNSGGRSQTILQLNTASNNRSQIHITSEDHELEKFSATYRNQHCFNSHPQHKLFLEILTSLVKNRLCSDWVDHAPPESVLRVLICLRLLVREPLYQRVFHQLQGVDLLARYMELVCSSYLGCGEQTFAMEKLVTMTYMLQKLSAVEDQRQWVIESSAHKTLVKLLSTRDSSVLLGALLALTSLAESSECKKTIGELSIVDNLLVILQDYDLLSKRMSAELLRLLSPVRQVREQVRECEGLPVLLSLLHGEHLKLLWSVVWVLVQLCEEPDTSAEIRTWGGVQQLLHILDSERAYVSDRSSIEALCGANAAGRIQRQHVSEELSPQEDVDDTMSLQSACCAALTELVLDDTTAHQVVQENGVYVIAKLILPQSFRNGPKAVSLQCYAFRTLRFLFSMECNRHLFKRLFPTDLFELFIDVGHYVRDITVYEALQAKVSLYTQEELDSLRENIETVDQNRPPLRVINGYSILDHLGTGAFGSVFKVRKQSGQNLLALKEVNLHNPAFGKDKKSRDSNVEKIVSELTIIKEQMTHPNVVKYYKTFLKGDRLYIVMELIEGVPLWDHFNSLKEKEQQFTEERLWNIFIQMCLALRYLHKEKRIVHRDLTPNNVMLGERDKVTITDFGLAKQKQENSKLTSVVGTILYSCPEIVKSEPYGEKADVWASGCILYQMATLRPPFYSSNMLSLATKIVEAVYEPVEEGIFSERVTDMIKCCLTTDADLRPDIVEVSSKISDIMMRFMDSLYTSQNALERRAERDRKRAQKYFLESHRGRVSCCHSSKDQEKTSTRTDSESMVPYFSLGHSSNQSKKIHSQDNGSDKDLDPSHTNISTVSGYKDAGPIKSSVSASVVDEPNLASGEFAVPKPKPRPVSAGICVSQRKVRQIDDPVQRLLVQLHKIIYITQLPPALQHSVKRRAIERFKKSLFHYESSPYNLKVELNKLLQGSPELMESGSASSDWWSLVQSFGGDHLGAAKQAGLGDMENGDLKEGISYEQMQAIIEEVLEENGYYNAMRIDQGATGTNK, from the exons ATGATATTGAATGCATTGTTATATTGTGTCAATTATCGGAAGTTGTACCTCAGGTATGACCCATGGAAGCAGAAGGGAATTTATATAATGCCCAACCCAGTTAAAAAGGTGAGAAGAGCAGACAAACTACTCCAGAAGTTAAAGGGACCAGACAACAA AGAATCACATGATCTCAGGAAACTACTGTCCCTGCTTGAAACGAATGCTCACAGACACCAG GTGGCAGTATTGTGTAAGGTCCGCAACAGTGGAGGAAGATCCCAGACCATTCTCCAGCTAAATACTGCCAGCAACAATAGGAGCCAGATTCACATAACCTCTGAAGATCATGAGCTGGAGAAATTCAG TGCAACATACAgaaatcaacattgtttcaacagTCATCCTCAACATAAGCTTTTTTTGGAGATCCTTACCTCTTTGGTCAAGAACAGACTGTGCAG TGACTGGGTCGACCATGCACCACCTGAGTCTGTCCTTAGAGTACTCATCTGTCTACGATTGCTCGTAAGAGAACCACTTTATCAG AGAGTTTTTCATCAACTCCAAGGTGTTGATCTTCTCGCAAGG TACATGGAGTTGGTGTGCAGCAGTTATCTGGGGTGTGGAGAGCAGACATTTGCAATGGAGAAGTTGGTCACCATGACGT ATATGCTTCAGAAACTGTCTGCAGTGGAGGACCAAAGGCAGTGGGTTATTGAGAGTAGTGCTCATAAG ACCCTGGTAAAGCTCCTATCAACACGTGACAGCAGTGTATTACTAGGTGCCCTCCTAGCACTCACCTCATTGGCTGAGAG TTCAGAATGCAAGAAGACGATAGGAGAGTTGTCAATCGTGGATAATCTTCTTGTTATACTACAAGATTATGACTTACTGTCCAAAAG GATGAGTGCAGAGTTGCTGCGGCTGCTTTCCCCGGTGCGGCAGGTGCGGGAGCAGGTGAGGGAGTGCGAGGGCCTGCCGGTGCTGCTCAGCCTGCTGCACGGGGAGCACCTGAAGCTGCTGTGGAGCGTAGTGTGGGTCCTGGTCCAGCTATGTGAGGAGCCAGACACCAGTGCCGAGATACGCACCTGGGGAGGGGTGCAACAGCTGCTTCACATCCTCGACAG TGAGCGGGCGTACGTTTCGGACCGCTCCTCTATCGAGGCCCTCTGCGGCGCCAATGCAGCGGGACGCATCCAGAGACAGCACGTCAGTGAGGAGCTCAGTCCACAGGAGGATGTGGACGACACCATGTCTCTACAGTCAG CATGCTGTGCGGCTCTGACTGAGCTCGTTTTGGATGACACCACTGCACATCAGGTGGTTCAG GAGAATGGGGTCTATGTAATTGCGAAATTGATTCTGCCACAAAGCTTTCGCAATGGACCAAAAGCAGTATCCCTACAG TGCTATGCATTTCGGACCCTACGTTTCCTCTTCAGCATGGAATGTAACCGACATCTATTTAAAAG GCTCTTTCCTACAgatttatttgagctgttcattGATGTTGGACATTATGTGAGAGACATCACTGTCTATGAAGCACTTCAAGCAAAAGTTTCTCTCTACACT CAGGAGGAATTGGACAGCCTGAGGGAGAATATTGAGACTGTCGACCAGAACCGCCCTCCTCTGAGAGTGATCAATGGCTACTCCATACTGGACCATCTAGGCACTGGGGCATTCGGCAGTGTGTTCAAG GTGAGGAAACAGAGTGGTCAGAACCTTCTGGCTCTGAAGGAAGTGAATCTCCACAACCCTGCCTTCGGTAAAGATAAGAAGTCCAGAGACAGCAACGTGGAGAAGATAGTGTCTGAGCTCACCATCATTAAGGAACAG ATGACCCATCCAAATGTTGTGAAATATTACAAGACATTCTTGAAAG GTGACAGGCTATACATTGTCATGGAGTTGATAGAAGGTGTTCCCCTCTGGGACCATTTCAACTCTCTGAAAGAGAAGGAGCAGCAATTCACAGAGGAGAGACTTTGGAACATATTCATCCAG ATGTGTCTGGCTTTAAGGTACCTGCACAAGGAGAAGAGGATCGTCCACCGAGACCTCACTCCTAATAACGTCATgctgggagagagggacaaagtcactatca CTGACTTTGGGCTGGCTAAAcagaaacaggagaacagcaaGCTAACATCAGTGGTTGGGACCATACTGTACTCCTG tccagaGATAGTGAAGAGTGAGCCATATGGGGAGAAGGCTGATGTCTGGGCTAGCGGATGTATCCTCTACCAGATGGCCACACTGAGGCCTCCATTCTACAGCAGCAACATGCTCTCCCTCGCCACCAAG ATTGTGGAGGCAGTCTATGAACCAGTGGAGGAAGGCATTTTCTCAGAAAgagtcacagacatgattaaaTG CTGCCTGACAACCGACGCAGACTTGCGTCCAGACATTGTGGAAGTCAGCTCCAAGATCTCTGACATCATGATGAGGTTCATGGACAGTTTGTATACTTCCCAGAATGCTttggagaggagggcagagcgaGACAGGAAGCGAGCACAGAAGTACTTCCTGGAGAGCCATCGGGGCAGGGTCAGCTGCTGCCACTCCTCTAAAGACCAGGAGAAAACCAGTACTAGGACTGACTCTGAGTCCATGGTACCATATTTCTCTTTAGGCCACAGCTCAAATCAAAGCAAAAAAATACACAGCCAAG ATAATGGCTCAGATAAAGATCTAGATCCCTCTCACACCAACATCTCCACTGTCTCGGGGTATAAAGACGCTG GGCCGATAAAGAGTAGTGTCAGTGCTTCTGTGGTAGATGAACCAAACTTAGCTAG TGGTGAGTTTGCTGTTCCGAAGCCAAAACCTCGACCAG TGTCAGCAGGAATCTGTGTGTCTCAGAGGAAGGTTCGGCAGATCGATGATCCCGTCCAAAGACTCCTGGTACAACTGCATAAGATCATTTACATCACTCAG CTTCCCCCAGCTCTTCAGCACAGTGTCAAACGGCGGGCGATTGAGAGATTCAAAAAGTCCCTGTTCCACTACGAAAGCAGTCCCTACAATCTCAAGGTGGAGCTTAACAAG CTGCTTCAGGGGTCTCCAGAGCTAATGGAGTCAGGCTCTGCCAGCTCAGACTGGTGGTCTCTGGTCCAGTCTTTTGGAGGAGACCATCTAGGTGCTGCCAAGCaagcagggttgg GTGATATGGAAAATGGTGATCTCAAGGAGGGAATCAGCTATGAGCAGATGCAG GCCATTATAGAGGAGGTTCTGGAGGAGAATGGATACTACAACGCAATGAGGATTGACCAGGGTGCAACAGGGACAAACAAGTGA
- the nek10 gene encoding serine/threonine-protein kinase Nek10 isoform X2, translated as MILNALLYCVNYRKLYLRYDPWKQKGIYIMPNPVKKVRRADKLLQKLKGPDNKESHDLRKLLSLLETNAHRHQVAVLCKVRNSGGRSQTILQLNTASNNRSQIHITSEDHELEKFSATYRNQHCFNSHPQHKLFLEILTSLVKNRLCSDWVDHAPPESVLRVLICLRLLVREPLYQRVFHQLQGVDLLARYMELVCSSYLGCGEQTFAMEKLVTMTYMLQKLSAVEDQRQWVIESSAHKTLVKLLSTRDSSVLLGALLALTSLAESSECKKTIGELSIVDNLLVILQDYDLLSKRMSAELLRLLSPVRQVREQVRECEGLPVLLSLLHGEHLKLLWSVVWVLVQLCEEPDTSAEIRTWGGVQQLLHILDSERAYVSDRSSIEALCGANAAGRIQRQHVSEELSPQEDVDDTMSLQSACCAALTELVLDDTTAHQVVQENGVYVIAKLILPQSFRNGPKAVSLQCYAFRTLRFLFSMECNRHLFKRLFPTDLFELFIDVGHYVRDITVYEALQAKVSLYTEELDSLRENIETVDQNRPPLRVINGYSILDHLGTGAFGSVFKVRKQSGQNLLALKEVNLHNPAFGKDKKSRDSNVEKIVSELTIIKEQMTHPNVVKYYKTFLKGDRLYIVMELIEGVPLWDHFNSLKEKEQQFTEERLWNIFIQMCLALRYLHKEKRIVHRDLTPNNVMLGERDKVTITDFGLAKQKQENSKLTSVVGTILYSCPEIVKSEPYGEKADVWASGCILYQMATLRPPFYSSNMLSLATKIVEAVYEPVEEGIFSERVTDMIKCCLTTDADLRPDIVEVSSKISDIMMRFMDSLYTSQNALERRAERDRKRAQKYFLESHRGRVSCCHSSKDQEKTSTRTDSESMVPYFSLGHSSNQSKKIHSQDNGSDKDLDPSHTNISTVSGYKDAGPIKSSVSASVVDEPNLASGEFAVPKPKPRPVSAGICVSQRKVRQIDDPVQRLLVQLHKIIYITQLPPALQHSVKRRAIERFKKSLFHYESSPYNLKVELNKLLQGSPELMESGSASSDWWSLVQSFGGDHLGAAKQAGLGDMENGDLKEGISYEQMQAIIEEVLEENGYYNAMRIDQGATGTNK; from the exons ATGATATTGAATGCATTGTTATATTGTGTCAATTATCGGAAGTTGTACCTCAGGTATGACCCATGGAAGCAGAAGGGAATTTATATAATGCCCAACCCAGTTAAAAAGGTGAGAAGAGCAGACAAACTACTCCAGAAGTTAAAGGGACCAGACAACAA AGAATCACATGATCTCAGGAAACTACTGTCCCTGCTTGAAACGAATGCTCACAGACACCAG GTGGCAGTATTGTGTAAGGTCCGCAACAGTGGAGGAAGATCCCAGACCATTCTCCAGCTAAATACTGCCAGCAACAATAGGAGCCAGATTCACATAACCTCTGAAGATCATGAGCTGGAGAAATTCAG TGCAACATACAgaaatcaacattgtttcaacagTCATCCTCAACATAAGCTTTTTTTGGAGATCCTTACCTCTTTGGTCAAGAACAGACTGTGCAG TGACTGGGTCGACCATGCACCACCTGAGTCTGTCCTTAGAGTACTCATCTGTCTACGATTGCTCGTAAGAGAACCACTTTATCAG AGAGTTTTTCATCAACTCCAAGGTGTTGATCTTCTCGCAAGG TACATGGAGTTGGTGTGCAGCAGTTATCTGGGGTGTGGAGAGCAGACATTTGCAATGGAGAAGTTGGTCACCATGACGT ATATGCTTCAGAAACTGTCTGCAGTGGAGGACCAAAGGCAGTGGGTTATTGAGAGTAGTGCTCATAAG ACCCTGGTAAAGCTCCTATCAACACGTGACAGCAGTGTATTACTAGGTGCCCTCCTAGCACTCACCTCATTGGCTGAGAG TTCAGAATGCAAGAAGACGATAGGAGAGTTGTCAATCGTGGATAATCTTCTTGTTATACTACAAGATTATGACTTACTGTCCAAAAG GATGAGTGCAGAGTTGCTGCGGCTGCTTTCCCCGGTGCGGCAGGTGCGGGAGCAGGTGAGGGAGTGCGAGGGCCTGCCGGTGCTGCTCAGCCTGCTGCACGGGGAGCACCTGAAGCTGCTGTGGAGCGTAGTGTGGGTCCTGGTCCAGCTATGTGAGGAGCCAGACACCAGTGCCGAGATACGCACCTGGGGAGGGGTGCAACAGCTGCTTCACATCCTCGACAG TGAGCGGGCGTACGTTTCGGACCGCTCCTCTATCGAGGCCCTCTGCGGCGCCAATGCAGCGGGACGCATCCAGAGACAGCACGTCAGTGAGGAGCTCAGTCCACAGGAGGATGTGGACGACACCATGTCTCTACAGTCAG CATGCTGTGCGGCTCTGACTGAGCTCGTTTTGGATGACACCACTGCACATCAGGTGGTTCAG GAGAATGGGGTCTATGTAATTGCGAAATTGATTCTGCCACAAAGCTTTCGCAATGGACCAAAAGCAGTATCCCTACAG TGCTATGCATTTCGGACCCTACGTTTCCTCTTCAGCATGGAATGTAACCGACATCTATTTAAAAG GCTCTTTCCTACAgatttatttgagctgttcattGATGTTGGACATTATGTGAGAGACATCACTGTCTATGAAGCACTTCAAGCAAAAGTTTCTCTCTACACT GAGGAATTGGACAGCCTGAGGGAGAATATTGAGACTGTCGACCAGAACCGCCCTCCTCTGAGAGTGATCAATGGCTACTCCATACTGGACCATCTAGGCACTGGGGCATTCGGCAGTGTGTTCAAG GTGAGGAAACAGAGTGGTCAGAACCTTCTGGCTCTGAAGGAAGTGAATCTCCACAACCCTGCCTTCGGTAAAGATAAGAAGTCCAGAGACAGCAACGTGGAGAAGATAGTGTCTGAGCTCACCATCATTAAGGAACAG ATGACCCATCCAAATGTTGTGAAATATTACAAGACATTCTTGAAAG GTGACAGGCTATACATTGTCATGGAGTTGATAGAAGGTGTTCCCCTCTGGGACCATTTCAACTCTCTGAAAGAGAAGGAGCAGCAATTCACAGAGGAGAGACTTTGGAACATATTCATCCAG ATGTGTCTGGCTTTAAGGTACCTGCACAAGGAGAAGAGGATCGTCCACCGAGACCTCACTCCTAATAACGTCATgctgggagagagggacaaagtcactatca CTGACTTTGGGCTGGCTAAAcagaaacaggagaacagcaaGCTAACATCAGTGGTTGGGACCATACTGTACTCCTG tccagaGATAGTGAAGAGTGAGCCATATGGGGAGAAGGCTGATGTCTGGGCTAGCGGATGTATCCTCTACCAGATGGCCACACTGAGGCCTCCATTCTACAGCAGCAACATGCTCTCCCTCGCCACCAAG ATTGTGGAGGCAGTCTATGAACCAGTGGAGGAAGGCATTTTCTCAGAAAgagtcacagacatgattaaaTG CTGCCTGACAACCGACGCAGACTTGCGTCCAGACATTGTGGAAGTCAGCTCCAAGATCTCTGACATCATGATGAGGTTCATGGACAGTTTGTATACTTCCCAGAATGCTttggagaggagggcagagcgaGACAGGAAGCGAGCACAGAAGTACTTCCTGGAGAGCCATCGGGGCAGGGTCAGCTGCTGCCACTCCTCTAAAGACCAGGAGAAAACCAGTACTAGGACTGACTCTGAGTCCATGGTACCATATTTCTCTTTAGGCCACAGCTCAAATCAAAGCAAAAAAATACACAGCCAAG ATAATGGCTCAGATAAAGATCTAGATCCCTCTCACACCAACATCTCCACTGTCTCGGGGTATAAAGACGCTG GGCCGATAAAGAGTAGTGTCAGTGCTTCTGTGGTAGATGAACCAAACTTAGCTAG TGGTGAGTTTGCTGTTCCGAAGCCAAAACCTCGACCAG TGTCAGCAGGAATCTGTGTGTCTCAGAGGAAGGTTCGGCAGATCGATGATCCCGTCCAAAGACTCCTGGTACAACTGCATAAGATCATTTACATCACTCAG CTTCCCCCAGCTCTTCAGCACAGTGTCAAACGGCGGGCGATTGAGAGATTCAAAAAGTCCCTGTTCCACTACGAAAGCAGTCCCTACAATCTCAAGGTGGAGCTTAACAAG CTGCTTCAGGGGTCTCCAGAGCTAATGGAGTCAGGCTCTGCCAGCTCAGACTGGTGGTCTCTGGTCCAGTCTTTTGGAGGAGACCATCTAGGTGCTGCCAAGCaagcagggttgg GTGATATGGAAAATGGTGATCTCAAGGAGGGAATCAGCTATGAGCAGATGCAG GCCATTATAGAGGAGGTTCTGGAGGAGAATGGATACTACAACGCAATGAGGATTGACCAGGGTGCAACAGGGACAAACAAGTGA
- the nek10 gene encoding serine/threonine-protein kinase Nek10 isoform X3 yields MPNPVKKVRRADKLLQKLKGPDNKESHDLRKLLSLLETNAHRHQVAVLCKVRNSGGRSQTILQLNTASNNRSQIHITSEDHELEKFSATYRNQHCFNSHPQHKLFLEILTSLVKNRLCSDWVDHAPPESVLRVLICLRLLVREPLYQRVFHQLQGVDLLARYMELVCSSYLGCGEQTFAMEKLVTMTYMLQKLSAVEDQRQWVIESSAHKTLVKLLSTRDSSVLLGALLALTSLAESSECKKTIGELSIVDNLLVILQDYDLLSKRMSAELLRLLSPVRQVREQVRECEGLPVLLSLLHGEHLKLLWSVVWVLVQLCEEPDTSAEIRTWGGVQQLLHILDSERAYVSDRSSIEALCGANAAGRIQRQHVSEELSPQEDVDDTMSLQSACCAALTELVLDDTTAHQVVQENGVYVIAKLILPQSFRNGPKAVSLQCYAFRTLRFLFSMECNRHLFKRLFPTDLFELFIDVGHYVRDITVYEALQAKVSLYTQEELDSLRENIETVDQNRPPLRVINGYSILDHLGTGAFGSVFKVRKQSGQNLLALKEVNLHNPAFGKDKKSRDSNVEKIVSELTIIKEQMTHPNVVKYYKTFLKGDRLYIVMELIEGVPLWDHFNSLKEKEQQFTEERLWNIFIQMCLALRYLHKEKRIVHRDLTPNNVMLGERDKVTITDFGLAKQKQENSKLTSVVGTILYSCPEIVKSEPYGEKADVWASGCILYQMATLRPPFYSSNMLSLATKIVEAVYEPVEEGIFSERVTDMIKCCLTTDADLRPDIVEVSSKISDIMMRFMDSLYTSQNALERRAERDRKRAQKYFLESHRGRVSCCHSSKDQEKTSTRTDSESMVPYFSLGHSSNQSKKIHSQDNGSDKDLDPSHTNISTVSGYKDAGPIKSSVSASVVDEPNLASGEFAVPKPKPRPVSAGICVSQRKVRQIDDPVQRLLVQLHKIIYITQLPPALQHSVKRRAIERFKKSLFHYESSPYNLKVELNKLLQGSPELMESGSASSDWWSLVQSFGGDHLGAAKQAGLGDMENGDLKEGISYEQMQAIIEEVLEENGYYNAMRIDQGATGTNK; encoded by the exons ATGCCCAACCCAGTTAAAAAGGTGAGAAGAGCAGACAAACTACTCCAGAAGTTAAAGGGACCAGACAACAA AGAATCACATGATCTCAGGAAACTACTGTCCCTGCTTGAAACGAATGCTCACAGACACCAG GTGGCAGTATTGTGTAAGGTCCGCAACAGTGGAGGAAGATCCCAGACCATTCTCCAGCTAAATACTGCCAGCAACAATAGGAGCCAGATTCACATAACCTCTGAAGATCATGAGCTGGAGAAATTCAG TGCAACATACAgaaatcaacattgtttcaacagTCATCCTCAACATAAGCTTTTTTTGGAGATCCTTACCTCTTTGGTCAAGAACAGACTGTGCAG TGACTGGGTCGACCATGCACCACCTGAGTCTGTCCTTAGAGTACTCATCTGTCTACGATTGCTCGTAAGAGAACCACTTTATCAG AGAGTTTTTCATCAACTCCAAGGTGTTGATCTTCTCGCAAGG TACATGGAGTTGGTGTGCAGCAGTTATCTGGGGTGTGGAGAGCAGACATTTGCAATGGAGAAGTTGGTCACCATGACGT ATATGCTTCAGAAACTGTCTGCAGTGGAGGACCAAAGGCAGTGGGTTATTGAGAGTAGTGCTCATAAG ACCCTGGTAAAGCTCCTATCAACACGTGACAGCAGTGTATTACTAGGTGCCCTCCTAGCACTCACCTCATTGGCTGAGAG TTCAGAATGCAAGAAGACGATAGGAGAGTTGTCAATCGTGGATAATCTTCTTGTTATACTACAAGATTATGACTTACTGTCCAAAAG GATGAGTGCAGAGTTGCTGCGGCTGCTTTCCCCGGTGCGGCAGGTGCGGGAGCAGGTGAGGGAGTGCGAGGGCCTGCCGGTGCTGCTCAGCCTGCTGCACGGGGAGCACCTGAAGCTGCTGTGGAGCGTAGTGTGGGTCCTGGTCCAGCTATGTGAGGAGCCAGACACCAGTGCCGAGATACGCACCTGGGGAGGGGTGCAACAGCTGCTTCACATCCTCGACAG TGAGCGGGCGTACGTTTCGGACCGCTCCTCTATCGAGGCCCTCTGCGGCGCCAATGCAGCGGGACGCATCCAGAGACAGCACGTCAGTGAGGAGCTCAGTCCACAGGAGGATGTGGACGACACCATGTCTCTACAGTCAG CATGCTGTGCGGCTCTGACTGAGCTCGTTTTGGATGACACCACTGCACATCAGGTGGTTCAG GAGAATGGGGTCTATGTAATTGCGAAATTGATTCTGCCACAAAGCTTTCGCAATGGACCAAAAGCAGTATCCCTACAG TGCTATGCATTTCGGACCCTACGTTTCCTCTTCAGCATGGAATGTAACCGACATCTATTTAAAAG GCTCTTTCCTACAgatttatttgagctgttcattGATGTTGGACATTATGTGAGAGACATCACTGTCTATGAAGCACTTCAAGCAAAAGTTTCTCTCTACACT CAGGAGGAATTGGACAGCCTGAGGGAGAATATTGAGACTGTCGACCAGAACCGCCCTCCTCTGAGAGTGATCAATGGCTACTCCATACTGGACCATCTAGGCACTGGGGCATTCGGCAGTGTGTTCAAG GTGAGGAAACAGAGTGGTCAGAACCTTCTGGCTCTGAAGGAAGTGAATCTCCACAACCCTGCCTTCGGTAAAGATAAGAAGTCCAGAGACAGCAACGTGGAGAAGATAGTGTCTGAGCTCACCATCATTAAGGAACAG ATGACCCATCCAAATGTTGTGAAATATTACAAGACATTCTTGAAAG GTGACAGGCTATACATTGTCATGGAGTTGATAGAAGGTGTTCCCCTCTGGGACCATTTCAACTCTCTGAAAGAGAAGGAGCAGCAATTCACAGAGGAGAGACTTTGGAACATATTCATCCAG ATGTGTCTGGCTTTAAGGTACCTGCACAAGGAGAAGAGGATCGTCCACCGAGACCTCACTCCTAATAACGTCATgctgggagagagggacaaagtcactatca CTGACTTTGGGCTGGCTAAAcagaaacaggagaacagcaaGCTAACATCAGTGGTTGGGACCATACTGTACTCCTG tccagaGATAGTGAAGAGTGAGCCATATGGGGAGAAGGCTGATGTCTGGGCTAGCGGATGTATCCTCTACCAGATGGCCACACTGAGGCCTCCATTCTACAGCAGCAACATGCTCTCCCTCGCCACCAAG ATTGTGGAGGCAGTCTATGAACCAGTGGAGGAAGGCATTTTCTCAGAAAgagtcacagacatgattaaaTG CTGCCTGACAACCGACGCAGACTTGCGTCCAGACATTGTGGAAGTCAGCTCCAAGATCTCTGACATCATGATGAGGTTCATGGACAGTTTGTATACTTCCCAGAATGCTttggagaggagggcagagcgaGACAGGAAGCGAGCACAGAAGTACTTCCTGGAGAGCCATCGGGGCAGGGTCAGCTGCTGCCACTCCTCTAAAGACCAGGAGAAAACCAGTACTAGGACTGACTCTGAGTCCATGGTACCATATTTCTCTTTAGGCCACAGCTCAAATCAAAGCAAAAAAATACACAGCCAAG ATAATGGCTCAGATAAAGATCTAGATCCCTCTCACACCAACATCTCCACTGTCTCGGGGTATAAAGACGCTG GGCCGATAAAGAGTAGTGTCAGTGCTTCTGTGGTAGATGAACCAAACTTAGCTAG TGGTGAGTTTGCTGTTCCGAAGCCAAAACCTCGACCAG TGTCAGCAGGAATCTGTGTGTCTCAGAGGAAGGTTCGGCAGATCGATGATCCCGTCCAAAGACTCCTGGTACAACTGCATAAGATCATTTACATCACTCAG CTTCCCCCAGCTCTTCAGCACAGTGTCAAACGGCGGGCGATTGAGAGATTCAAAAAGTCCCTGTTCCACTACGAAAGCAGTCCCTACAATCTCAAGGTGGAGCTTAACAAG CTGCTTCAGGGGTCTCCAGAGCTAATGGAGTCAGGCTCTGCCAGCTCAGACTGGTGGTCTCTGGTCCAGTCTTTTGGAGGAGACCATCTAGGTGCTGCCAAGCaagcagggttgg GTGATATGGAAAATGGTGATCTCAAGGAGGGAATCAGCTATGAGCAGATGCAG GCCATTATAGAGGAGGTTCTGGAGGAGAATGGATACTACAACGCAATGAGGATTGACCAGGGTGCAACAGGGACAAACAAGTGA